The DNA segment GCCGAACAGGTCAAGCTCCCAGGCCATGTCCAGGCCCAGGTCATAGCGTTCGCTATTGACCCGGCGCTCGGTCTGGCCAGGAATCTGGCCCTTGCCCAGCTCGCTGCTGGCGCGGCTGCTGACCACCGGCAAGTTGTCGTTCTCGGCATCTTCACGAATCGCCCGGGCGGCCTTGAGGCGGGCAAACGCCACGCGCAGGTCACGGTTGCCTTGCAGCGAGGCCTGCACCAACTGGTTCAGCGCCGGGTCGTCGAATTGCTTCCACCACACGCTTTCAAAGCGGCTGCGATCGAACGCCTTGGCCTGTACGTCAGTGTCCAGCCTTGCCGGTTCGGTGTTCGGCGCCTGGTAGTCCGGGCCCACTGCGCAGGCCGCCAAGGCCAACGCCAGCAGGCTCGGGGTCAGGGGTTTGAGCAGCTTCATGCATGGTTCTCCAGCGGCTTGGCGTGCGCAGCCTTGCGGGCCTGGCGACGCTCGACGAATCGGCGGATCAGGAAGAAGAACACCGGGGTCAGGAACAAGCCGAACAGCGTCACCCCAATCATCCCCGAGAACACCGCAACACCCATGGCATGGCGCATCTCGCTACCGGCACCGGAGGAGAACACCAGTGGCACCACACCCATGATGAAGGCAATCGAGGTCATCAGGATCGGACGCAGGCGCAGACGGCAGGCTTCCAATACCGCTGCCAGCGGATCCAGGCCTTCGGCCTGTTTATCCTTGGCGAACTCGACGATCAGGATGGCGTTCTTGCACGCCAGGCCCACCAGTACGATCAAGCCGATCTGGGTGAAGATGTTGTTGTCGCCCCCGGAGATGATCACCCCGGTAATCGCCGACAGCAGGGTCATCGGTACGATCAGGATCACCGCCAGCGGCAGGCTCCAGCTTTCGTACTGGGCCGCCAGTACCAGGAACGCCAGCAATACGCAGAGCGGGAATACCAGCAGTGCGGTGTTGCCGGACAGAATCTGCTGGTAGGTCAGGTCGGTCCATTCGAAGGTCATGCCGTTGGGCAGTTCCTCTTTGATCAGTTTCTCGATGGCCGCCTCGGCCTGGCCGGAGCTGTAGCCGGGGGCCGCAGCACCGTTGATTTCGGCGGTAATGAAGCCGTTGTAATGCATCACCCGATCAGGCCCGGAGGTGTCGCTGACCTTGAGGAAGGTTGCCAGCGGAATCATCTCGCCGAGGTTGTTGCGCACCTTCAACTGGCCGATTTGCTCGGCGTCGAGGCGGAACTGCTGCTCGGCCTGGACGTTGACCTGGTAAGTGCGGCCAAAACGGTTGAAGTCGTTGGTGTACAGCGAGCCCAGGTACACCTGCAGGGTGTCGAAGATGTCATTGATGGCCACGCCATGGGTCTTGGCCTTTTCCCGGTCGATGGCAGCATCGACCTGTGGCACGTTGACCTGATAGCTGGTGAACAGACCCGCCAGCTCCGGCACGTTGTGGCTCTTGGCAATGATGTTCTGGGTTTCTTTGTACAGCGCCTCATAGCCCAGGTTGCCGCGGTCCTCGATCTGCAGGCGGAAGCCGCCAATGGTGCCCAGGCCCTGTACCGGCGGCGGTGGGAAGATCGCGATGTAGGCATCCTGGATATCAGCGAACTTGGCGTTCAGCGCGGCAGCGATCGCCGCCGCCGACTGGCTTGGGTCCTTGCGCTCATCGAACGGCTTGAGCGGGGTGAACACGATGCCGCTGTTGGGGCTGTTGGTGAAACCGTTGATCGACAGGCCCGGGAAGGCCACCGAATCGGCCACACCTGGCTGCTCCAGGGCGATCTCGCTCATGCGCTTGATCACAGCTTCGGTGCGGTCCAGGCTGGCCGCATCCGGCAGCTGGGCGAACGCTACCAGGTACTGCTTGTCCTGGGCCGGGACGAAGCCGGTCGGTGTGGACGAGAAGCCGAGGTAGGTCAGGCCCATCAAGCCGGCGTAGACGAACAGGGCGATACCACTGGAACGGATGACCCGACCCACACCGCCGACATAGCGATTGCTGGCGCGGTCGAAGAAACGGTTGAACGGGGCGAACAGCCAGCCGCCGAACAGCCGCTCGAGCAGCCGCGAGAAGCGGTCCTTGGGTGCATGGTGCTCCTTGAGCAGCACCGCGGCCAGGGCCGGTGACAGGGTCAGCGAGTTGAACGCCGAGATAACCGTGGAGATGGCGATGGTCAGCGCGAACTGCTTGTAGAACTGCCCGGTAAGGCCGGAGATGAACGCCGCCGGGACGAACACGGCGCACAGCACCAGCGCCGTGGCGATGATCGGCCCGGTCACTTCGCCCATGGCTTTTTGCGTGGCTTCCAGCGGTTTCAGGCCAAGGCCGATGTTACGTTCAACGTTTTCCACGACGACGATGGCGTCGTCCACCACGATACCGATCGCCAATACCAAGCCAAACAAGGACAAGGCGTTGAGCGAGAAGCCGAACAGGTGCATCACGGCAAAGGTACCGATCAGCGACACCGGCACAGCCAGCAGTGGGATGATCGAAGCGCGCCAGGTTTGCAGGAACAGGATCACCACCAGCACGACCAGGATCAGCGCTTCGAACAGGGTGTGCACCACCGCTTCGATCGAGCCACGGACGAACACGGTCGGGTCATAGACGATGCTGTAGTCCATCCCTTCAGGGAAGTCCTTCTTCAGCTCGGCCATCTTCGCCCGCACCTCATCGGAGATCTCGATGGCGTTCGAGCCAGGGCGCTGGAAGATCGGCAGCGCCACCGCCGGCTGGTTGTTCAGCAGCGAGCGCAGGGCGTATTGGCTGGAGCCGAGCTCAACCCGGGCGATGTCCTTGAGGCGAGTGATTTCGCCATCGGCACCGGCGCGGATGATGATGTTCTCGAACTCTTCTTCATTGACCAGGCGGCCCTGGGTGTTGATCGACAGCTGAAAGCTGGTCGAACCTGGCGCGGGCGGCGCGCCGAGCTGGCCGGCAGCGACCTGGCGGTTCTGCTCGCGAATCGCCGCCACCACATCACTGGCGGTCAGGTTGCGCGAAGCGGTCTTGTTCGGGTCGAGCCAGACCCGCAGCGAGTAGTCGCCCATGCCGAACAGCTGCACGTCACCGACACCGCCCAGGCGCGCCAGCTCATCCTTGATGTTGAGGATGGCGTAGTTGGACAGGTAGAGCATGTCGTAGCGCTGGTCCGGCGAGGTCAGGTGCACGACCATGGTCAGGTCGGGCGAGGCCTTGTCGACGGTGATACCAATGCGCGTGACTTCTTCCGGCAGCTTGGGCTGGGTGCGGGTGACACGGTTTTGCACCTGCACCTGGGCGTTGTCCAGGTCAGTGCCCAGGGCGAAGGTGATGGTCAGGGTCAGCTTGCCGTCGGCGGTCGACTGGGAGGACATGTAGAGCATGTTCTCCACCCCGGTGATGGCCTGCTCCAACGGTGCGGCGACGGTTTCGCCGATCACCTTGGGGTTGGCGCCGGGGAAGTTGGCACGCACCACCACGGTGGGCGGGACCACTTCCGGGTATTCGCTGATCGGCAGCTGGAACAGCGCGATCGAGCCTGCAATCAGCAGGATCAGCGAGAGCACGGCGGCAAAGATCGGCCGTGTGATGAAGAATTTCGAGAAGTTCATCGGTGTCGTCCCTTAACCGCGCGGTGCCTGGGCACTGGCGACTTTCTCACTGGAGCCGGCCACGCGCGGCGCCGGGTTGCTGGCTTCGAGCGCCTGGCGCTGACGGGCCAGGGTGGCGAGGGTCTGCTCACTGGCCATGGCGATTTCTTCTGGGGTCACTGGCGAGCCTGGGCGTACCCGTTGCAGGCCCTTGACCACGATGCGGTCGTCCTTGCCCAGGCCGCTGCGCACGATGCGCAGGCCTTCAAGCTTCGGTCCCAGCTCCACCGCGCGGTAGGCGGCCTTGTTGTCCTTGTCCATGACCAGCACGAACTTCTTGCCAAGGTCGGTGCCGACCGCTTCGTCGTTGATCAGCACGGCGTCGTACTTGGCGCTGCCGACCAGCTTGAGACGGGCGTACAGCCCCGGGGTGAACTGGCCGTCGCGGTTGTCGAACACGGCGCGGCCACGGATGGTGCCGGTGCGTGGGTTGACCTGGTTGTCGACGAAGTTCATCTGGCCCAGGTGTGGGTTGCCAGCTTCGTTGGTCAGGCCCAGGTAGACCGGGGTGCTCTGGCCGCGCTGGCCTTCGCGCGCCAGCTGGGTGTACTTGAGGTACACGCGCTCGTCGGCGTCAAAGTAGGCGTACACCTTGTCGGTGGACACTACCGAGGTCAGCGGGGTGACGTCGGCAGTGACGATGTTGCCGGCAGTGAACTCGGCGCGGCTGACCCGGCCGCTGATCGGCGCGGTGACGCGGGTGAAGCTCAGGTTCAGGCGGGCCAGGTCCAGCTGGGCCTGGATCGCAGCGACACCGGCACGGGCTTCGGCAGCGGCGCTGGTGCGCGATTCGGCAAGCTCGGCGGAGATCGCGTTGCTGTCGCGCAGGCGCTCGCCACGACGCGCTTCGTTTTCGCTGCGCACGGCGGTGGCGCGGGCTTGTTGCAGCTGTGCTTCGAGTCGGCGGACTTCGGCCTGGAACGGACGCGGGTCGATCTGGAACAGCAGGTCGCCTTTTTTCACTTGGGCGCCTTCGGTGAAGCCCACCAGGTCGATCTGGCCCGACACCCGCGGACGCACCTCGACGGTTTCCGGGGCTTCCAGGCGCCCGGTGAACTCGTCCCACTCGTTGATCGGCTGCTCGATCACCTTGGCCACACTGACCTTGGGCGCGGCGGGGGCCTGCACGGCGTCGGGGGTTCGACCGCAAGCGCTGATCACCAGCACTGCCAGGGCAGCGAGGGGATAGCGCAGGGGTTTGAGTGATGGTTCCATGGAGAACTCCGCCAATTATTGGATAGTGGGCGGATTCTGCGGCTCGTGCGCGCAAGGAACGAATCGAACGCGGCGAAGGTTATTATCACGCAGAATGATATGTCGCGATATTTCATCGATGGCGGGCATGGTGCTTGGCCTTGCAGTTGACTGTAGGCGCTGGCTTGCCTGCGATGCGGCGCTACTACATTGCAGCAACACCGCGAAGCCGGGATCAGATCCCGCTTCATTTTGCTTTTCTTGTACAAGGTCCAATAGTGAAAGTTGATCCCCTTAACCCCAGCACGCAAACCATCATCGGCCTGGGCGTACTGCAGATCCTGGTCTGGGGCGGTTCGTTCTTCATCTTGGCGGTGATGGCCGAGCCGATCATGCGCGAGACCGGTTGGGCCAGCCAGTGGGTATACGGCGCGCTGTCGCTGAGCCTGATGGTCGCGGCCCTGCTGGCGCCGCTGTCCAGCCGACTGGTGGCGCGCTACGGCGGGCGCTCGCAGCTGGCTGGCAGCGGCGCGGTGGTCGCACTGGGGCTGCTGATCATGGCAGCCAGTCACAGCCTGGCGTTGTTTCTGCTGGCCTGGGCGGTGATCGGCGTGGGCATGGCGATGGGCTTGTATGAAGCGCTGTTTTCCACCCTCGGTGCGTTGTACGCCGAGGGCGCCGGGCGGGCGATCACCGGCATCACCCTGATTTCAGGCTTTGCCTCGACCTTGTCGTGGCCGGCCGTGGCCTTGCTCATCGAGCAGTTCGGTTGGCGTGTGGCCTGTGTGGCCTACGCGCTGGTCTTGCTGCTGGTGGTGGCGCCGCTGTACATGAAGGTGCTGCCCAAGGGCGGTCAGGGCGAACAGGCCAAGCTCGCCACAGCGAGCGAGGGCGCCGTGGTGGACCGGCGCCTGTACCTGTTGCTGACGGCGATCTTTGCCCTTGGCGCAATCATCATGACTGCAGTGGCCGTGCAATTGGTGGCGGTGTTGCAGGGCTTGGGGCACTCCCTGCCAGCGGCCATCGGCCTGGCGGCGATGCTGGGGCCGAGCCAGGTGGCGTCGCGGGTTCTGCAGATCCTTGCTGGCAAGCGTCATCCGATCTGGACCGCGCTGTTTTGCGTGTCGCTGGTTGCGTTGGGGCTGTTGCTGGTGGCCTTTGCGCCAGGCATGACCGCGCTGGGGCTGTTGATCTTCGGTTGTGGCAACGGCCTGCGGGCCATCGTTCGCGGGCTGTTGCCGCTGGCACTGATGCCACCTGCGCACTATGTGTTGCTGATGGGGCGTATGTCGCGGCCATCGTTGATAGGCCAGGCATTGACGCCGTTGCTGGGTGGCTATCTGTTCGAGCACTTTGGCGCGATGGGGGTGTTGGGCACGTTGTGTGGGTTGGCGTTGGTCAACGTACTGCTGGTGTTATGGGTGATGCGGTGGATGCAAAAACAGCAAAGGGGGCTGCATGGCAGCCCCGGTCACTCTACAGCCAGGCTTTGATCTGGCGGGCTACCGCTTCAGTCGATATCCCGTAGCGATCATGCAACGTCGGCAATGCCCCAGCATCGAGGAATGCATCGGGCAGGGCGATCTGGCGGAAGGTCGGTGTCACGCCGTTGCGCAGCAGCAGCCCGGCCACCGCTTCACCCAGCCCACCGACAATCGAGTGATTCTCTGCCGTGACTACCAAGCGCCCTGGCTTGCGCGCTTCGGCCAGAATCGTCGCCTCATCCAGCGGCTTGATGGTCGGTACATGCAACACCGCCACGTCCACCCCGTCGGCCTGCAACTGCTCGGCTGCTTCCAGCGCGCGCATGGTCATCAAGCCACTGGCGATCACCAGCACTTCGCGGCCACCACGCAGCACCTGCGCCTTGCCCAGCGCGAAGCGGTAGTCGTAGCGGTCCAGCACCAACGGCACGTTGCCGCGCAACAGGCGCATGTACACCGGGCCTTGGTGGGCAGCGATGGCTGGCACCGCTTGTTCGATCTCCAAGGCATCGCAGGGGTCGACGATCATCAGGTTGGGCATTGCCCGCATGATCGCCAGGTCGTCGGTGGCCTGGTGGCTGGGGCCGTAGCCGGTGGTCAGGCCGGGCAGGCCGCAGACGATCTTGACGTTGAGATTTTCCTCGGCAATGGCCATGCAGATGAAGTCGTAAGCACGCCGCGAGGCAAACACCGCGTAGGTGGTGGCGAACGGCGTCAGGCCCTCACGGGCCATGCCGGCGGCGGCGCTCATCAACAGTTGCTCGGCCATGCCCATCTGGTAGAAGCGCTGCGGGTGGGCTTTGGCGAAGATGTGCAGGTCGGTGTACTTGGACAAGTCGGCGCTCAAGCCGACAATGTCCGCGCGTTGCTCGGCCAATGCGGCCAGGGCGTGGCCGAACGGCGCGGGCCGGGTTGGTTGGCCTTCGCTGGCGATCGAGGCGATCATCGCCGAGGTGGTCAGGCGTTTCTTGGCGGTGGTTGGCAAGTTCATAGGTGGCTCCCGGCGTCCAGTGCGTGTAGGGCAAGGTCCCATTCGTGTTCATCGACGCGAATGAAGTGGGTCTTGTCGCGGTTTTCCAGAAACGGCACGCCTTTGCCCATGCGCGTGTCGCAGATGATCACCCGCGGTTGCCTGGCCGGGTGGCTGCGAGCCTGATCGAACGCCTCGACCAAGGCCGCCAGGTGATTGCCATCGACCCGCTGCACATGCCAGCCAAACGCCTGCCAGCGCTCGACGATCGGCTCGAACGCCAGCACTTCGCTGGAGTGGCCATCGGCTTGCTGGTTGTTGACGTCGACAATCGCGATCAGGTTATCCAATTGCCAGTGGCTGGCGGACATCACCGCTTCCCAGGTCGAACCCTCGTTGAGCTCACCATCGGAAAGCAGGTTGTACACCCAGCTGGCCGAGCCCTTGCGCTTGAGTCCAAGGCAGGCGCCGACGGCGATCCCCAGGCCGTGGCCGAGCGAGCCTCCGGTGATCTCCATGCCGGGGGTGTAGGCGGCCATGCCAGACATCGGCAGGCGGCTGTTGTCGCTGCCGTAGGTTTCAAGCTCCTCTTCAGGGATGACCCCGGCTTCGATCAGCGCCGCATACAGGGCAATGGCGTAATGGCCGATGGACAGGTAGAAGCGGTCGCGTTGCTCCCATTCGGGGTTGGCCGGGTCCAGGCGCAGGGCATGGAAGTAGGCCACCGCCAGCAGGTCGGCGGCGCCCAGGGCCTGGCCAATATAACCCTGGCCCTGGACTTGACCCATGCGCAGGGCATGGCGACGGATATTGTGGGCGCGCACAGCCAGGGGCAGTGCGCCTTGTGGGGTAGGCACAGCAGTCATGGGTGACTCCTTGTTGGTTAACGGTTGACCAGGTTGGCCGGGACGCGCAAGACCAGCAGCGCGCCGAACACCAGTACGGCGGTGATCAGGTACATGCCAATGGCGTTGCTGCCAAGGCTGGTGGTGACCCAGCCGATCAGGTAGGGCGAGCAGAAGCCGGCGAGGTTGGCGAAGCTGTTGACCGCGGCGATTCCCGCTGCTGCAGACACACCGCCGAGCAGGGTGGTAGGCAGCATCCAGAACAGCGACGATGCCGAGAGGATGCCCGCCGCCGCCAGGCACAGGCTGAGGATCGAGCCGCTCAGATGGTTGCTCAGCAGCGCCGCCAAGCTCAGGCCCAGGGCGCCGGCGAGCATCGGGATCACCAGGTGCCAGCGCCGCTCGCGGTGGCGGTCGCCGCTACGCCCGGCCAGCAGCATCGCGCCGATGGCGCAGATGTACGGCAGGCTGGTCAGCAACCCGATGTGCAGGGGCTCGGCGACACCGGCATTGCGCACCAGGGTCGGCAGCCAGAAGGTGATCGCGTACTGGCCCATGACCACGCAGAAGTAAATGCCCGCCAGTAGCCACAGGCGCCGATCACGGATGAAGTCGCCCACCGAACTGTGCTGGACCTTGTGTTGCTCATCCTCGGCCAGCTCCTTGCGCACCAGCGCCTTCTCTTCGTCGTTGAGCCAATGGGCCTGGTCGACGCCGTCCTTGAGGTAGCTCAGGACCAGGATGCCGACCAGCACCGTGGGAATGGCCTCGAGCAGGAACATCCACTGCCAGCCGGCCCAGCCGTGCACGCCGGCAAAGCGCTCCATGATCCAGCCCGACAATGGCCCGCCGATCATCCCCGACAGGGGAATGGCAATGAACCACAGGGCGGTCATCTTGGCCCGCCGATAAGACGGGAACCAGTAGGTCAGGTACAGCAGCAAGCCCGGTGCCAGACCGGCCTCGGCGATACCCAGGAGAAAGCGCAGGGTATAGAACTGCCAGGCCGTCTCGACCAGGGCGAACATCGCCGAGATGATCCCCCAGGTGATCATGATGCGGGCGATCCAGCGCCGTGCGCCGACCTTGTGCAGGATGATGTTGCTCGGCACCTCGCAGAGAAAGTAGCCGATGAAGAACATGCCGGCGCCAAGGCCATAGACCGCTTCGGACAGGGCCAGGTCGTCCATCATCTGCAGCTTGGCGAAGCCGACGTTGACCCGGTCGAGGTAGGCGCACAGGTAGCAGAGCATGAGAAACGGCATCAGTCGCCACGCGGTCTTGCGGTAGGCATTGCTGCGCGCGGCGCTGGCCGCGTCGAGGGCTAGGGTGGTCATGTCGATCTGATCTCTTGTTGTTATCGATTGCCCCGCCGTGGCGGGGCTCAGATGCAGAACACAATGGGCAGGACCTCAGTGGATGAGCATGCCTCCATTGACGTCCAAGGTGATACCGGTCAGATAGCTGGACAGGTCGCTGGCCAAGAACAGCGCGGCATTGGCGACATCGCCTGGCTGGCCCAGACGCCCCAGGGGGATGCCGTCGATGATCGCGTGACGGCGCTCGTCGTGCATCAGGCCTCCGGTGATATCGGTCTGGATCAGGCCGGGGGTAATCGAATTGACGCGCACGTTATCCGGGCCCAGCTCACGCGCCATGGCCTTGCCCAGGCCGAGCACGCCGGCCTTGGCCGCGCTGTAGTGAGGTCCGCCAAAGATGCCGCCGCCACGCTGGGCAGAAACCGACGACATGCAAATGATGCTGCCCGCACGTTGGGCACGCATGCTGGGGATCACCGCCTGCGACATCAGCAGGGTGCCGCGCAGGTTGACGTCGAGGATTCGCTCGTAATCCTTGCCAGTGATTTCCAAGGTCTTCACCGGCTGGGTGATACCGGCATTGTTGACCAGCACGTCGATCCGCCCGTACCGGGCCAGGACCTGGGCCACGGCATCACGCACCTGGGCCTCGTCGGCGACGTTGGCGGCCAGGCCCAGGTGGCTGTCGCCGAGCTCGGCGGCAGCGGCAATGGCGGCATCCAGGTCAAGGTCGAGGATGGCGACCTTGGCCCCGTGGGCGGCGAAGGCCTGGGCGGTGGCGCGGCCTATCCCGCGGGCAGAGGCGGCGCCGGTGACGATTGCGATCTTGCCTTCAAGTAGCATGAGCAGTGCTCCAGATGATTGTTGTTGTGAGCATTCGGTCCAGGCAGAACCGATGGGCACAGCTTGGTCTGCAAGCGGGGGATGGGCAACGCAGTGGCTTTCAGCCTATGCTGAAAAAAATTCAGCACTGCGCAGGACCGCAGCGGTTCTTCCACTGCTGGCCTCATCGCGGGACAAGCAGGACGCCAT comes from the Pseudomonas urmiensis genome and includes:
- a CDS encoding efflux RND transporter permease subunit — encoded protein: MNFSKFFITRPIFAAVLSLILLIAGSIALFQLPISEYPEVVPPTVVVRANFPGANPKVIGETVAAPLEQAITGVENMLYMSSQSTADGKLTLTITFALGTDLDNAQVQVQNRVTRTQPKLPEEVTRIGITVDKASPDLTMVVHLTSPDQRYDMLYLSNYAILNIKDELARLGGVGDVQLFGMGDYSLRVWLDPNKTASRNLTASDVVAAIREQNRQVAAGQLGAPPAPGSTSFQLSINTQGRLVNEEEFENIIIRAGADGEITRLKDIARVELGSSQYALRSLLNNQPAVALPIFQRPGSNAIEISDEVRAKMAELKKDFPEGMDYSIVYDPTVFVRGSIEAVVHTLFEALILVVLVVILFLQTWRASIIPLLAVPVSLIGTFAVMHLFGFSLNALSLFGLVLAIGIVVDDAIVVVENVERNIGLGLKPLEATQKAMGEVTGPIIATALVLCAVFVPAAFISGLTGQFYKQFALTIAISTVISAFNSLTLSPALAAVLLKEHHAPKDRFSRLLERLFGGWLFAPFNRFFDRASNRYVGGVGRVIRSSGIALFVYAGLMGLTYLGFSSTPTGFVPAQDKQYLVAFAQLPDAASLDRTEAVIKRMSEIALEQPGVADSVAFPGLSINGFTNSPNSGIVFTPLKPFDERKDPSQSAAAIAAALNAKFADIQDAYIAIFPPPPVQGLGTIGGFRLQIEDRGNLGYEALYKETQNIIAKSHNVPELAGLFTSYQVNVPQVDAAIDREKAKTHGVAINDIFDTLQVYLGSLYTNDFNRFGRTYQVNVQAEQQFRLDAEQIGQLKVRNNLGEMIPLATFLKVSDTSGPDRVMHYNGFITAEINGAAAPGYSSGQAEAAIEKLIKEELPNGMTFEWTDLTYQQILSGNTALLVFPLCVLLAFLVLAAQYESWSLPLAVILIVPMTLLSAITGVIISGGDNNIFTQIGLIVLVGLACKNAILIVEFAKDKQAEGLDPLAAVLEACRLRLRPILMTSIAFIMGVVPLVFSSGAGSEMRHAMGVAVFSGMIGVTLFGLFLTPVFFFLIRRFVERRQARKAAHAKPLENHA
- the mexE gene encoding multidrug efflux RND transporter periplasmic adaptor subunit MexE; protein product: MEPSLKPLRYPLAALAVLVISACGRTPDAVQAPAAPKVSVAKVIEQPINEWDEFTGRLEAPETVEVRPRVSGQIDLVGFTEGAQVKKGDLLFQIDPRPFQAEVRRLEAQLQQARATAVRSENEARRGERLRDSNAISAELAESRTSAAAEARAGVAAIQAQLDLARLNLSFTRVTAPISGRVSRAEFTAGNIVTADVTPLTSVVSTDKVYAYFDADERVYLKYTQLAREGQRGQSTPVYLGLTNEAGNPHLGQMNFVDNQVNPRTGTIRGRAVFDNRDGQFTPGLYARLKLVGSAKYDAVLINDEAVGTDLGKKFVLVMDKDNKAAYRAVELGPKLEGLRIVRSGLGKDDRIVVKGLQRVRPGSPVTPEEIAMASEQTLATLARQRQALEASNPAPRVAGSSEKVASAQAPRG
- a CDS encoding MFS transporter; amino-acid sequence: MKVDPLNPSTQTIIGLGVLQILVWGGSFFILAVMAEPIMRETGWASQWVYGALSLSLMVAALLAPLSSRLVARYGGRSQLAGSGAVVALGLLIMAASHSLALFLLAWAVIGVGMAMGLYEALFSTLGALYAEGAGRAITGITLISGFASTLSWPAVALLIEQFGWRVACVAYALVLLLVVAPLYMKVLPKGGQGEQAKLATASEGAVVDRRLYLLLTAIFALGAIIMTAVAVQLVAVLQGLGHSLPAAIGLAAMLGPSQVASRVLQILAGKRHPIWTALFCVSLVALGLLLVAFAPGMTALGLLIFGCGNGLRAIVRGLLPLALMPPAHYVLLMGRMSRPSLIGQALTPLLGGYLFEHFGAMGVLGTLCGLALVNVLLVLWVMRWMQKQQRGLHGSPGHSTARL
- a CDS encoding transketolase family protein; protein product: MNLPTTAKKRLTTSAMIASIASEGQPTRPAPFGHALAALAEQRADIVGLSADLSKYTDLHIFAKAHPQRFYQMGMAEQLLMSAAAGMAREGLTPFATTYAVFASRRAYDFICMAIAEENLNVKIVCGLPGLTTGYGPSHQATDDLAIMRAMPNLMIVDPCDALEIEQAVPAIAAHQGPVYMRLLRGNVPLVLDRYDYRFALGKAQVLRGGREVLVIASGLMTMRALEAAEQLQADGVDVAVLHVPTIKPLDEATILAEARKPGRLVVTAENHSIVGGLGEAVAGLLLRNGVTPTFRQIALPDAFLDAGALPTLHDRYGISTEAVARQIKAWL
- a CDS encoding transketolase, translated to MTAVPTPQGALPLAVRAHNIRRHALRMGQVQGQGYIGQALGAADLLAVAYFHALRLDPANPEWEQRDRFYLSIGHYAIALYAALIEAGVIPEEELETYGSDNSRLPMSGMAAYTPGMEITGGSLGHGLGIAVGACLGLKRKGSASWVYNLLSDGELNEGSTWEAVMSASHWQLDNLIAIVDVNNQQADGHSSEVLAFEPIVERWQAFGWHVQRVDGNHLAALVEAFDQARSHPARQPRVIICDTRMGKGVPFLENRDKTHFIRVDEHEWDLALHALDAGSHL
- a CDS encoding MFS transporter, yielding MTTLALDAASAARSNAYRKTAWRLMPFLMLCYLCAYLDRVNVGFAKLQMMDDLALSEAVYGLGAGMFFIGYFLCEVPSNIILHKVGARRWIARIMITWGIISAMFALVETAWQFYTLRFLLGIAEAGLAPGLLLYLTYWFPSYRRAKMTALWFIAIPLSGMIGGPLSGWIMERFAGVHGWAGWQWMFLLEAIPTVLVGILVLSYLKDGVDQAHWLNDEEKALVRKELAEDEQHKVQHSSVGDFIRDRRLWLLAGIYFCVVMGQYAITFWLPTLVRNAGVAEPLHIGLLTSLPYICAIGAMLLAGRSGDRHRERRWHLVIPMLAGALGLSLAALLSNHLSGSILSLCLAAAGILSASSLFWMLPTTLLGGVSAAAGIAAVNSFANLAGFCSPYLIGWVTTSLGSNAIGMYLITAVLVFGALLVLRVPANLVNR
- a CDS encoding SDR family NAD(P)-dependent oxidoreductase — protein: MLLEGKIAIVTGAASARGIGRATAQAFAAHGAKVAILDLDLDAAIAAAAELGDSHLGLAANVADEAQVRDAVAQVLARYGRIDVLVNNAGITQPVKTLEITGKDYERILDVNLRGTLLMSQAVIPSMRAQRAGSIICMSSVSAQRGGGIFGGPHYSAAKAGVLGLGKAMARELGPDNVRVNSITPGLIQTDITGGLMHDERRHAIIDGIPLGRLGQPGDVANAALFLASDLSSYLTGITLDVNGGMLIH